Proteins encoded by one window of Eremothecium cymbalariae DBVPG#7215 chromosome 1, complete sequence:
- the CGR1 gene encoding Cgr1p (similar to Ashbya gossypii AFR481W) — MVDDNSSKGTIVSGRTWKVNKGAFRVTSKVIKNKKLTSWELKQQKMLEDKQFKNKLKDLKQEKQEERDSRINALKERREKKEEKERYEKLAAKMHAKKVERLRRREKRNKALKER; from the coding sequence ATGGTAGATGACAACTCTAGTAAAGGTACTATAGTGAGTGGTAGAACTTGGAAGGTGAACAAGGGCGCCTTCCGTGTCACTAGTAAGGTAattaagaataaaaagCTGACATCATGGGAACTAAAGCAGCAGAAGATGTTGGAAGATAAACAATTCAAGAATAAGTTGAAGGATTTAAAGCAAGAAAAGCAAGAAGAGCGGGATAGCAGGATAAATGCTTTGAAAGAGAGGAgggaaaagaaggaagagAAGGAGAGATACGAAAAATTAGCTGCTAAAATGCATGCAAAGAAGGTCGAAAGATTAAGGAGGAGGGAAAAGAGAAATAAGGCATTAAAGGAACGATAG
- a CDS encoding inositol oxygenase (similar to Ashbya gossypii AFR482W) has product MVETGVANVAVETGKHIHTDQGHILEQIDGDVQSVNVLEGIMKNAQRNNNKAKTFSEVAEPKKEKYSEEPSAKRAKLSAVESKLSFDPDVYRQYHEAKDRVRDFYKEQHEKQTMAYNLQARINFKTKVRAKMTIWDALCKLSKLIDDSDPDTELSQIDHAIQTAEAIREDGKPRWMQLVGLIHDLGKILYFFDSEGQWDVVGDTFPIGCKFSEKIIFHEFFQNNPDRNHPIYSQKLGIYEENCGLSSVMISWGHDEYMYYLAKGQSVLNEQALAMIRYHSFYPWHREGAYRYLMNENDYKILESVQAFNKYDLYSKGTKRHDIEELKKYYLDLIDEYFPTKLVEF; this is encoded by the coding sequence ATGGTTGAAACTGGGGTTGCTAATGTTGCTGTAGAAACTGGAAAGCATATACATACAGACCAAGGtcatattcttgaacaaaTCGACGGAGATGTGCAGTCTGTGAATGTTCTCGAAGGCataatgaaaaatgcaCAAaggaataataataaagcTAAAACATTCTCAGAAGTAGCAGAACCTAAAAAGGAGAAGTATTCAGAAGAACCATCGGCAAAAAGAGCGAAGTTATCAGCTGTTGAATCGAAATTATCTTTTGATCCGGATGTCTATAGGCAGTACCACGAAGCCAAAGATCGAGTACGAGATTTCTACAAAGAACAGCATGAGAAGCAAACTATGGCTTATAACTTACAGGCACGAATTAACTTCAAGACTAAAGTACGAGCGAAGATGACAATATGGGACGCCTTGTGTAAATTGTCAAAGTTGATTGATGATTCTGACCCAGATACGGAACTGTCGCAGATTGATCATGCTATACAAACTGCGGAGGCTATAAGGGAAGACGGCAAACCCAGATGGATGCAGTTGGTTGGTTTAATTCACGATCTTGGAAagattttgtatttttttgatagcGAAGGTCAGTGGGATGTGGTAGGTGATACATTTCCCATAGGATGTAAGTTTTCTGAGAAAATTATATTTCATGagttcttccaaaataATCCAGATAGGAATCACCCCATATATTCACAGAAGCTGGGTATATACGAAGAGAATTGTGGTCTGAGTTCAGTAATGATCTCATGGGGACATGATGAATATATGTACTATCTTGCAAAAGGTCAGTCGGTTTTGAATGAACAAGCGTTGGCAATGATAAGATACCATTCATTTTATCCATGGCACAGAGAAGGAGCATATCGCTATTTAAtgaatgaaaatgattATAAGATATTAGAGTCGGTTCAGGCTTTCAATAAGTACGACTTGTATTCTAAGGGTACTAAAAGACATGACATTGAGGAACTTAAGAAATATTACCTCGACTTAATTGACGAGTATTTTCCCACCAAGCTCGTTgaattttaa